A genomic stretch from Sulfobacillus thermosulfidooxidans includes:
- a CDS encoding hydroxymethylglutaryl-CoA lyase produces the protein MTPVKIVDVTPRDGLQDATGYVPVPDKVALIRALFQAGIHAIEVAAFVHPRWVPLLADGEAVLSQLQDLPGEWIALAPNLKGVERAIAAGANTVTLVVSASERHNQANLNRSRDETLSQLTAATRRAHEAGLKVRGAISTAFECPFEGVVPIHAVALIAERYCDMGVDELGIADTLGTATPLQVKERIRVVQSIAPTIPLALHLHDRMGWGLANVATAYELGVHTFESALAGLGGCPYAPGAAGNLDTEKLVAFFQSQGLATHIDISQLPWIRQRLLNVIAQHLAPPH, from the coding sequence ATGACGCCAGTCAAGATAGTGGATGTGACACCCCGCGATGGGCTTCAGGATGCCACGGGTTACGTTCCGGTTCCCGACAAAGTCGCCTTGATCCGCGCTCTGTTCCAGGCCGGTATTCACGCGATCGAAGTCGCTGCATTTGTACACCCCCGTTGGGTGCCCTTGTTAGCCGATGGCGAGGCCGTTCTGTCCCAGCTGCAAGACCTTCCGGGGGAGTGGATCGCCTTGGCCCCCAATCTCAAAGGCGTGGAACGCGCGATTGCCGCCGGGGCCAATACGGTGACGCTAGTCGTGTCCGCATCAGAACGTCACAACCAAGCCAACCTTAATCGTTCTCGCGATGAGACGCTGTCCCAACTCACAGCCGCTACGAGACGGGCGCACGAGGCGGGTCTCAAAGTCCGAGGCGCTATTAGCACCGCGTTTGAATGTCCCTTTGAAGGGGTTGTCCCCATCCATGCGGTCGCCCTGATCGCGGAACGTTATTGTGACATGGGGGTGGATGAACTCGGGATTGCCGACACCCTAGGAACCGCCACGCCCCTTCAGGTCAAAGAACGCATCCGTGTGGTTCAGTCCATCGCACCGACAATCCCCTTAGCCCTCCATCTTCATGACCGCATGGGATGGGGACTGGCCAATGTCGCGACGGCTTATGAGCTCGGAGTTCACACATTTGAATCGGCCTTAGCCGGACTGGGGGGCTGCCCATATGCCCCGGGAGCGGCGGGGAATCTGGATACGGAAAAACTTGTTGCCTTCTTTCAGTCTCAAGGCCTGGCCACCCACATTGACATCAGCCAGTTGCCTTGGATTCGGCAGCGCTTATTGAACGTGATTGCGCAACACCTGGCGCCCCCGCATTAA